Genomic DNA from Methanofollis sp. W23:
AGGCCGGGCTGACGGCGATGATGCTGGAGTCGCCGTGCGAGCCGAAGCGGCACTGCATCATGTCGCCCTGGGAGGCGCGGGTCGGCTGGCCGGTGCTCGGCCCCCCCCGCTGGACATTGACGATGACGCACGGGGTCTCGGTCATGATCGCATACCCGATGTTCTCCATCATGAGGGAGAACCCGGGGCCTGAGGTGGCGGTCATCGCTCTCGTCCCGGTCCATGAGGCGCCGATCACCGAGGCAATGCTTGCGAGTTCGTCTTCCATCTGGACAAAGGTGCCTCCGATCTTGGGGAGACGTCTGGCCATGTGCTCGGCGACCTCGGTCGAGGGCGTGATCGGGTAACCCCCAAAAAAGCGGCACCCGGCTGCCAGGGCCCCTTCGGCACAGGCGATGTTGCCCTGCCAGAATTCAAGTCGTGTCACTCCTCCACCACCACCTTCTCTGACGAGTAGGGGTCTTCGTCCACCCAGGTGATCGCCTGATCCGGGCAGATCATCTGGCAGACGCCGCAGAGCACCCGCCCGTAGAGTTTCTGGAGGCGGCAGTTGGTGCAGCGTTCAGGACGGTCGAGGACAGGCACCACCACACCTTTGTGGTTCGGTTTTGTCCCCTCCTGAAAGATCTTGTATGGGCAGACCAGGGTGCAGAGGTTGCAGCCCTTGCACCTGGTCTCGTCGATGATGAGTTTCATAAACTCGGTCCTTTATAACTATTGAACTCCTGCCTAAATTGTAGTTTTGCCTTTTGCATCACGGCCGCAAAGAGGTCGCCGCCGTGGGCGTCGATCCCCACAATGAGGGGGAGGTGGTCGAGTTCGATCTCCCAGACCGCCTCGGCCATCCCGAGATCTTCGAAGGAGACGCCTTTTATCTGCATCCTTGCGGCGGCAAGGGCGGCGCATCCGCCGGTGAAGGCGAGGTACACCCCGCGGCCGCGGAGTTCTTCCCTGACCCCTTCGTCCATCCCACCTTTGCCGATAAGGGCGCGGACGCCGGCGTCAAGAAGGAATCCAGAGAGGGCGTTCATCCGTGCCGAGGTGGTCGGGCCTGCGGCGACGACCTCGCGCCCCCTGATCACCGGGCCGCAGTGGTATATCGCGGCCCCAACCGGGTCAAAGGGGATGCCTTCTTCTCTCATCCTGAGGTGCGCCTCGTCCCGTGCGGTGTAGACGGTTCCCGAGAGGGTGACGGCGTCGCCGGCACGCAGGTCGAGGACTTCGTCGCCGAGCGGGGTCTTCAGGTCCATTTCTCCACCTCCACGGTCCTGGTCGCCCGTCGGTTCGCCCAGCACTGGACATTGACCGCCACCGGCAGGGAGGCGGTATGGCAGTGGCCGCGTTTAATTTTCACCGCGAGGGCGGTGGTGGTGCCTCCAAGCCCCATCGGCCCGATCCCGAGGGCGTTGACGGCGTCGCAGATCTCCTCTTCGAAGGGGTCCATCTCGTCGATCGGGAGAAGCAGCGCCTCTTTTGCAAGCGCCGCCGCCCCGTCGAAGGTGGCGCCGATCCCGATCCCGAGGACAACCGGCGGGCAGGGTTTGCCGCCGGCAAGGAGCATGGTCTCGGCGACGAAACGGGCGATCTCGCTGGCCTCTGAGGGGAGGAGCATGGCGATCCGCGAGCAGTTCTCGGCGCCCGCGCCCTTTGGGAGGACGGTGATCGTCAACTCGTTGCCTGGCTTCAGGTGGACCGCCGGCATCCCGCCCCCGGTGTTGTCGGTTGTATTCTCTCGTGTGAGGGGGTCGACGACATTGGGCCTGAGCGGGACCGAGTCTGTCGCCTGGCGCACCCCCTCTGCGAGTGCGTCATAGAGTGCTTCAGTTGCCGGGACCGATGGGGGGAGGGTGAGATAGATGACCGGCACCCCGGTGTCCTGGCAGAGTGGGAGTCCGCGCTCCCCGGCATAATGTATATTCTCCCTGATGTTCTCGAGTTGGGCCCGTGCGGTGGGGTCCTCTTCTCGCTCGAGTGCCCGACCGATCGCCGTGTTCACGTCGGGGGGAAGGGAGGTCTCGGCTTCATGGAGTGCAGACGCGGTTGCCGCGGTGACTGCTTCCAGAAGTCCGGATGACACGCTCTCCATCACCGGATATAATGGATGAGGAGGGCTAAAAAATATGCTGTCGAACTCTTCTCTCCTCCTGCCTTGCGGCAGAGGAGAGAAAAAAAGAAGAATATTTAGTGCTGTGCCTTTTCTTCGATGACGATGCGGGTCGGTGACGGAAGTTTGTAGCCGCCGTGCTTGAGGGCGTCCTTTGCCTTCTCGATCTGGTTCTTGTTGGTATAGACCGTGAAGATCTTCTGGCCCGGTTCGACCCTTGCAGCGGTCCCTACCGCCTTGCCGAAGGCCATCCGCATCCCTTCCGAGACACGGTCTGCACCGGCACCGGTGGCCTGCTTGTTCTCACGCAGTACATGATGGGGGTAGGTGCGGAGCTTGAGGTGGTAGCCTGCACGCCCGACCTCGTTCATCAGACGCCTGTTGATGTTGATACGCGCTGCTTCAAGCGCAGTGTGGCGGATCTGACAGGACTCCTCCACCGCAAGGCTGATCTCCATCGGGAAATCGCCGCTGAGGTTGCCCATATCAAACTGCACGATCCTGCTACCGGGCACACCGCCCATATATTCTCGCCGTGTATATGCCTTCTTGGCGAGATTCCTATACATTACTCCAGGTTTACGTACCATTCCTCACAACGCCTCGCCGTAAGTTCGTGCTTTATAAGATAGTGATTTTTCCTAATAAAGGTTACTGGAGGGAGGAGAATTGCGCATGACGCAAAATCCTGCCATCCCGGAGATCCTGGGTGCAGGGTGTTTCAGGCACTGTTGAAACTCCTATCCATGTTTTGTACTCTTCTGTCCTGGGCATTTTATAATATCTTGCCTCGGGCCTTCCTCTGTCCCTGACACGTCAGGATGACGATTGCGCCGGGAAGGCACCCCCGGTGGAGATGAGGCGGGGGTGTGCGCTCCCCCTTTGATCTTGACGCGAGGGTGTAGGGGGCGGCGAGCCCCCCCTCTGTCGAAGGGCCACCATGAGGATTTACCGTGAGCATATCTCAAAACTCTCTTTGGGTGACTATCTCCTCGACCTGAAATGCATCCTTCCAGAAATTCGAAACGCTCTCCTCCACCTGGGGTCCTGGCCGTCTCCTGGCCATAAAGATAGGTTCAATTGCGTACGCGTGGGCTCTGTAGAACCCCTTACCTATTTGTGTGGGGGAGACGTGTGTCACCCGCCTTCCTACCTCTTTGGCCGGGGACGGCACGCCCCCGCCAGAGAGATTCATCAAGAGGATTTACCATGAAAATGATCCTGACGATCCTCTCTTCAGGTTTGCATGAGCGTGTGAACTCGCCATATCCCTTTGAAGCCAATACGCAGAGGATAGAAAATTCCTATGATGAATCGGCCCCCCTCAATCGTCGAGATTTCCTTGCCATCTCGTGCCGGCGGGAAACCCCCCGGACCCCCCACGACGAAGAGAGTCGAGGGGCGGCATGATGCTCGACTTTGATTCGCTCCTCGTTCGTAAGGATGAGAGTCAAGAATTGATCAAATTTGATATGATATTTTCATCCCGTATGCTTGAAGCGGGCGCTCGCCTCATGCCGAATTCTACAGAGTCTCCGCGTGAGGAGGGGAGGGAGAAGAAGGGGCGGGGTCACCCTGTGGCAATGCTATATCCCTTAGCCCCATAGGGAGACACCGCCCCTGACTCCTCTTCAACATATTCGGCCAGCGAGGGGTCATAGCGTGTTGCATTCTAGAAACACAACTCTGCTTCAGGACCATTCTCCATATTCAGATAGATGATCCCCTTGAGGTACCAGGCAAGCCCGTACTCCGGGTCCAGTTCGAGGGCGTGATTGCAACTCGTCAGCGCTTCTTCATACTGATTGTAATTGTTGTTGTAGGACATCCCCCTGATACACCACGCGGTGGCGTTCTCAGGGTCTGAGATGACGAGGTCATCGTAGTATTCCTGGCTCTCGTTCACCCGCTCTTAGAATGCAGAGAGGTTCGAGGTCTCTGACATCTTCGTGTCGGCGGCAATACACCCGCCTGTATACAAAATCAGAATGCCGATGCCGCAGAGCGAGAGTTTGAGGGGGGGTGATTTCATCTCTCGACCATTCATTCAGAATTATATATGGTTGTGGATCGGGCCGTCTGCGTGACTGATGTGCTTCCCCTTATCGCTCGCGCCAGGGGCGCGGCCCCCGGAACCTCTGGGATGAAGATAGGGTCGGGAAGGCCACTCCTGAGATCCTGAAGAGAAGAGGCGGTGCCGTCCCCCGCCTCTCGTCACTGTGGGGGGTCTCCCCCAGCCCAGGTGCGAGATGGTAGGATATTCTGCATCGGGGACGGCGATAGAGCCGGGAGGGCAGAGAAACGATCATGGTGAGTGGGCTGCCGGCCCCCCCTGGGGCCGTTACCGCGCCCCTCAGTCGCTCCCGTTATGGATCAACGAGAGGACATAGCGGCGCACCTGGGCAAACTCAACGCTTGTCCGGTCGCGGGGTCGATTCTGCTCGACCGTGACGATCTCCCTGATATCAGACGGCCGTGGCGAGAGGACGACGACCCTGTCAGAGAGATAGACCGCCTCGTCCACGCTGTGCGTGACAAAGATCACGGTCTTCTTCGTCTTCTTCCAGATATCCAGGAGTTCTTTCTGCATCGTGTTCCTGGTCTGGGCGTCGAGGGCCCCGAAGGGTTCGTCCATCAGGAGGACCTGAGGCTCAGAGCAGAGAGCCCGTGCCACCGCTACCCGCTGGCGCATCCCGCCGGAAAGTTCGTACGGATGGCTGCTCTCGAACTCTTTGAGCCCGACAAGATCGAGGTACTCCCGCGCCTTTGCGTACCGCTCCTCTTTTGGGACACCCCGCACTTCGAGTCCGAAGGCGGCGTTGTCGATGATCGTCCGCCAGGGGTACAGCGAATACTCCTGGAAGATCATGGCAAGTTCAGGCGCCGGGCCTGCGATCTCTTTGCCATTGATCTCGGCCCTGCCTGAGGAAGGGGCGTCGAGCCCTGCGATGATCCGCAGGAGCGTCGTCTTCCCGCACCCGGAAGGGCCAAGGATGCAGATGAACTCTCCTTCCTCGACCTGGAGGTTGATGTCGCCAAGAGCCGTTACTTCTTCGCCTTTCTCGTTGACAAAGACCTTTGATACATGCTTGATCGAGAGACTCATCTTGTCATCCCCCTCCACCTGAATCTCCGGTGTTCAATGGCCCTGAAGAGCCCGTCGATGAGCAGGCCGATCAGTCCGATGACGATCATTCCGGCGATGATCACCTGAACCTGTCCCCAGTTGTAGGCATACATGATCAGGTAGCCCAGGCCCGAGGTGGTGCCTGGCAACATTTCGGCCGCCACCACGCACATCCAGGCGATCCCGAACCCGACTCGTAACCCGGTCCAGATTGTCGGGAGGGAGGCGGGCATGATCACCTTGGCAAGAACCTGCCGCTGGCTTGCCCCGAAGGTGCGGGCAGACTCGACCCAGGTCCGGTTTACCGACTTGACCCCGTCGACGGTGTTGAGCAGCACCGGGAAGACCGCCCCGATGAAGATGATGAAGGTCATCGAGACGATCCCGGTCTTGAACCAGGCAAGGGCCAGCGGGATCCAGGCGAGCGGCGGGATGGGCCTGAAGAGTTGGACCGTCGTGTCGACGAAGTCCTCGACCCGTTGCCAGTAGCCCATCACCAGTCCGACCGGGATCCCGACCAGGGCCGCGAGCCCAAAGCCCAGAATTACCCGTTCGATAGAGAGAAGGGCATTGTTGATGAGGCTCCCGCTCCCCAGGATGTCCACGGTCGGGGTGGCAAGGACGGCAAGCACCGATTCAAGACGCGGGAGGATGAACTCATTGTTGATGAGGACCGCGGCGATCTCCCAGCAGATGATGATCAGGATAGGGAGGATGGCCCCGAGGGCCCTCCTCCGCAAGGCAGTATTTTTCTGTTTCCGTGTTCTGTTCTTGGCTGTATCTGTTCCTTCCATCAGACTTCTTTCACCACCAGTCCGCTGTCTTTGAGGGCGAACTTGAGCATGACATCCTGGATGGAACCTTTCAACGGGGCCGCAATCTTCAGCGGTTTCCCCTCGGCTGCTCTGCTGTTCGCCCACTCGACGAAGGACGGCCAGTCGTTTACTGGTGCGGATGCAGCCACGACAAGTCCGGATCCCTCAGTATTAACGGGTTGGACGATCTTAATAGGTGTTCCTTTGTCGATGGCGCTGATCGCCGGCGGGGCGCCGACCCAGGCCATCTGGATGTTGTCGGTGGCGGCAAGCTGCATCAGGGCCGGGCCTGCGGCGCCGGAGACGAGGGTGACGTCGGCGATCTTCTCGCCGTTGACGATCAGCTCGAGATTTTCAGGCCTGCTCTGTGAGGGGTCTGTGGGCTTGAGGGCGATGCCGTAGTTCTCCTCGAAATATTCCCAGTTTTTGATCGCGACAAAGAGCGAGGCGTGATGGTCTGACATCAGGTAGCCGATGCTGAACTTGTCAAACTTCTCAGGGGTGGCGATCTCGCCGGCGTCGATCATCGTCTTGCCTTCGGTGTAGGGCTGGGTGTTGAAGATGAGGTCGCGGCGCTCTTCTTTGGTGGCGTCTTTCAGGCTGCCGGTGAGGTAGCCGAGTTCAGACTGGGCGTCGACGAAGAGGTCGACCCCTTCCATCCACTTCTCTGAGGGTTCGCTGGTGAACTTGATCGTCGGGATCGCCTTCTCCAGGACGTCGACCGAGTTCACGGAGACGTCGCCGTAGGTGAAGTTGCCCTTGCCGACAAGCCAGTCGGCGACGATCTCGGCGGACTCGTCCTGGTGCTCGTTGACGTACTGGTTGCCCAGGGTCGCGAGGGCGCTGACGGCGTTGACTGTGTCGGGGTGCTCCGCGGCAAAGGCGTCACTGGTGACGACGACGCAGCAGGGGTGGTCCTTCCACATGTCTTCGGGCGGGAGGTCCTGCGAGTACGAGGCGACCTTGCCGATCCCGCTGACGGTGGCGATCTCTACGAAGGGCTGCCAGGCGATGTAGCCGTCGATCTCACCGGTCGAGAGGAGCATCGGCATGGGGCCGACGCCCTGGCTGTAGGTGACGCCGACCTCAGCGCCTTCGGTTGTAGGGGTCGTCGGGGTCTCGGGTTCTGAGACGCACCCGGCGACGACGAGAAGAGCTGCAAGTCCGATGGCAAGGACTGCAGCAAGCATCTTGTTTGCCATGGGGTACTGGTCAGCCTCGGGATATTTATAGGTCGTCGTCTTGCTGTCTCAGAACTATCCAATTGTGTCTTCTGTGGTCGATTTGTGTCTTTTTGTCTATGCAATGTACCTCTTCGTCCTCTCTTTTCCGGCGTATTATGTGGACATACGGGAGAACATTTATCATGCTTTACCCAGAAGGGATAACCCATGATCCAGGCAGACCCGGTCGAGCGCATCATCAAGGCGGCGCTCATCTCTGACGAGGAGTTTGTGGCGGTCCTCCAGCATGTACTGAAGAATGACCTGCGGGTGAGCGTGCGCGAGCTCTCTGAGCGGAGCGGGGTCGCCCAGAGCACGCTCTATAAGGTGCTCACCGGCAAACGTTCGCCCACGCTCCCCACCCTGCGGGCGATCGTCAATAGTGTCCGTTCATTCTCCCGTATCCCTGAAGAAGCCTTTATCGGGCTCATCGCCGCGCGCTATGTCCTGGAGTCCATCCAGGAGCGGACGGCGGTCGTCGATGGTCATGAGTACAGGGTACGGGAGTACCCGGTCTATACCTTTGAGGACGCGATCATCGCCGCCGTGCGGGCCGAGCGGGAGGGTGCCATCGCCGTCGTCTGCGCACCTATCGCCTCCTCGACGATCGAGCAGCTGGTCAGGATCCCGGTGACGACGATCGTGCCAAAGGACAGTGTCCAGCGGGCGATCGAGTCGGCGGCGCGCAAGGCGTGGTTGTAAAGGGGGTTCAGGTGAGGATAGGGGGGCGGGCATCGGCTGAAGAATGGGATCGTTCCCTCTTGATCTTCTCCACTGCTGCTCAACTGGGGCCCGGGTTTCCCTGACCCACTTATCGCGAAGTTAGAGGCGGATGGGCTCTGTAGAACCCCTCTGGATAATTGTCTCTGCGGGGGCTTGCCGCCCCCCGGACCCCCCGCGAACACGATTGGTCGTGGACTGCAACGCACTTGTTATGGTCATCTATTCTGCCTTCCAGATCTCATCGTGGTCTCGGGGGTCCGGGGGCTGAGCCCCCGGCTAAGTTTCTACAGAACTGGCGGATGAACATCGATCGACACTTTTACGTAACACGTTCATCTGGGGGTTTGTAGAATACATCCTCTTTGCATCACACAGTCCTCCCCTGGGATCGAAATCCGTTGCCTTCCCTTACTATCAACCGCGGGGCGCCGCCCCTGGGATCCCCATGATGAAGATGGAAGCCGGAAGGTGGAGAGATGACCATAAAGAGGGTGCTGCCATCCTCGACCCATCATGTGGCGGGGGGATCGGGGGCGAGTGCCCCCTGTCAGAGAGATTCATCAAGAGGATTTTTACAGAGCCGATCAGAAGGATGATGTCCTATACCCACTATAGTCTCGACCATGGGAGCCACGACGGTGTGGGTGTCGCCGGAAACCAAGGAGCGGCTGGATGCGATAAAATGCCATCCTGACGAGACCTACGAGGACGTGATCATCAGGCTGATCGATATTGCCATAGATTCAGAACCCCTCAGTGAGGAGACGCTCAAAGCACTCGATGAATCGGTTGAAGACATTAAAGCCGGCCGCCTCTTCACCCTTGACGAGGTCCGCGCAGAGCTCAGGGCTGGATGGCGTACGAAGTCAGAGTGACGCCATCTGTCATATGGCGGATGCGCCACCTCCCCGAAGAGGTCAGAGAGAGGATCCTTGATGAGGTGGAGAACCTTGCCCGGCAGCCTGATCCATCCTTGCATGTGAAGATATTGCAGGGAGGGAGTGCGATGCCACTTTGCTCTTTTCGTGTCGGGGCGTACAGGGCGATCCTGACTATCCATCATAAAGAGGTGCAAAAAATTGTGGTCGTCGTAGTGGGTCACCGGTCAGAGGTCTATCGAAAAATCTAAGCCTCTCTTTTTCGGCTCTGTAGATTCCTCTTCCTTTCATCGAGGTCATCGCAAAACTCTCCAGACCTCCCTCAGAAGAGAGGGCAGGAAGGCAGAGCGATGATTGTGACGATGGGATGCGAGCCCCTATCAATCATCATCACCGGGAGGACCGGGGCGGCCACCCCCTGTCAGAGAGATTCATCTAGAGGATTTCTACAGAGCGCTTTTGCGTGACCTTTCCCTCTGCAGTCTCGCCCGTGTGAGGCGGTGAATTTGACTCTGTCGGATCCCCTGCCTCCCCCGGTCCGCTCTTCTTCCTTGGGTTCTGGGGCGCCGCGCCCACCCCTGGTGTGTATGGTGGGGCAAGGTGGTCCATTCATGCTCACGTTTAGAATTGACGAGGAGTTTTGCAGGGCCGATTTTCCATATTTTTGATCTTCGAACTTCTGATAGGCATAGGATGGTCCCAAAAACCAGATATATAAATTGAACGCGATTGATCAGTGTGGATGGCGTGTACCGGTACTCATCTCCGGTCGAGGCGGTGAACTCCTTCTCATTTCCGGTGCCTGCACCCAACCCCTCTCAACGCCCCCTGGTATGGGAAGGAGATCAGAGAGGTGAACCGCATGAAAAGAAAAACCAAATTCCTGTCATTATTACTCGTACTGACACTGTTCACGTCTGGACTTGTGGGATCTGTTCTCGCACAAGAGAGTGATCTGAATGGATGTGTAGAACTCACGTATGAAGAACATGCAGATGCCGTTCGAGAAATGAAATCAAATGAAAAAATTCTTGACATTTATGGGGATGTTCCAGAATTCAAAGATGCACGTGACCGACGCGTCTGGTATGATCGGTTGGACGATTTTCACGATGAGACCTTTGACTCGATAGCGAAACCTCGCCTATACCCAGATGGGCCTATTATTGGTTACGGGTATGATATCGAGGGGTATCTCGACGTTGGCATTCCTGACACCCTGCCTGAGGAACATCTCGAAGACACCATGGATGCACTCTCTCAACTCATCGATGAAAAAGGGAGAGAGATGGGTTTTGAAACCATCCCCGTCAAATTTACGAGCGTCGATCCGGACAGTCTCGTGCTTCATACTCATGTGCTTGAAAATCCTCAGAACCGTTCAGCGATCGAAGGGATCGGGATTCAGGCCCTTGTGGGAATGGATATTCTCGGCATTCGGGATCTTGTTTCAGAATGTACAATGTCCGGGAGGTACAATATCAGCCTCGCAGGATCGGGCATGATGTGAGAGCACGTCTCAGAGATATGTCATGAACGTCACTCCGAGCGGTGCTTTGTAGTGTGGAGGGATCCTTGCTTTTCACTCCATGGCAACGAATCAAAGCATTGCTCAATCGCCGCCTCCTGGCTATCTTCATCCGTGGGGGCCCGGGGGTGCACCCCCCGCGAGACGGCGGCGTCCCATCGTGCGAGGGCCATCGCGTTCTCCAACGCGCCGGGTTCCGGGTGGAATTTTTTGATGAGGCCCAGGCGTCTCAGGTCTTCAGTCGGTTCCAATCAGCATCACCTTCGGTCCTTTCAGCACGTTCGCGACGGAGGGATCGTCTGCGGCGGTCCGCTCCGCCATCTCTTCGGGCATGAAGAAGGCATAGTTGATCACTCTCTCG
This window encodes:
- a CDS encoding ferredoxin family protein; amino-acid sequence: MKLIIDETRCKGCNLCTLVCPYKIFQEGTKPNHKGVVVPVLDRPERCTNCRLQKLYGRVLCGVCQMICPDQAITWVDEDPYSSEKVVVEE
- a CDS encoding FumA C-terminus/TtdB family hydratase beta subunit, whose amino-acid sequence is MDLKTPLGDEVLDLRAGDAVTLSGTVYTARDEAHLRMREEGIPFDPVGAAIYHCGPVIRGREVVAAGPTTSARMNALSGFLLDAGVRALIGKGGMDEGVREELRGRGVYLAFTGGCAALAAARMQIKGVSFEDLGMAEAVWEIELDHLPLIVGIDAHGGDLFAAVMQKAKLQFRQEFNSYKGPSL
- a CDS encoding fumarate hydratase; translated protein: MESVSSGLLEAVTAATASALHEAETSLPPDVNTAIGRALEREEDPTARAQLENIRENIHYAGERGLPLCQDTGVPVIYLTLPPSVPATEALYDALAEGVRQATDSVPLRPNVVDPLTRENTTDNTGGGMPAVHLKPGNELTITVLPKGAGAENCSRIAMLLPSEASEIARFVAETMLLAGGKPCPPVVLGIGIGATFDGAAALAKEALLLPIDEMDPFEEEICDAVNALGIGPMGLGGTTTALAVKIKRGHCHTASLPVAVNVQCWANRRATRTVEVEKWT
- a CDS encoding 50S ribosomal protein L16, with protein sequence MVRKPGVMYRNLAKKAYTRREYMGGVPGSRIVQFDMGNLSGDFPMEISLAVEESCQIRHTALEAARININRRLMNEVGRAGYHLKLRTYPHHVLRENKQATGAGADRVSEGMRMAFGKAVGTAARVEPGQKIFTVYTNKNQIEKAKDALKHGGYKLPSPTRIVIEEKAQH
- a CDS encoding tetratricopeptide repeat protein, translated to MNESQEYYDDLVISDPENATAWCIRGMSYNNNYNQYEEALTSCNHALELDPEYGLAWYLKGIIYLNMENGPEAELCF
- a CDS encoding ABC transporter ATP-binding protein codes for the protein MSLSIKHVSKVFVNEKGEEVTALGDINLQVEEGEFICILGPSGCGKTTLLRIIAGLDAPSSGRAEINGKEIAGPAPELAMIFQEYSLYPWRTIIDNAAFGLEVRGVPKEERYAKAREYLDLVGLKEFESSHPYELSGGMRQRVAVARALCSEPQVLLMDEPFGALDAQTRNTMQKELLDIWKKTKKTVIFVTHSVDEAVYLSDRVVVLSPRPSDIREIVTVEQNRPRDRTSVEFAQVRRYVLSLIHNGSD
- a CDS encoding ABC transporter permease, whose amino-acid sequence is MEGTDTAKNRTRKQKNTALRRRALGAILPILIIICWEIAAVLINNEFILPRLESVLAVLATPTVDILGSGSLINNALLSIERVILGFGLAALVGIPVGLVMGYWQRVEDFVDTTVQLFRPIPPLAWIPLALAWFKTGIVSMTFIIFIGAVFPVLLNTVDGVKSVNRTWVESARTFGASQRQVLAKVIMPASLPTIWTGLRVGFGIAWMCVVAAEMLPGTTSGLGYLIMYAYNWGQVQVIIAGMIVIGLIGLLIDGLFRAIEHRRFRWRGMTR
- a CDS encoding ABC transporter substrate-binding protein → MANKMLAAVLAIGLAALLVVAGCVSEPETPTTPTTEGAEVGVTYSQGVGPMPMLLSTGEIDGYIAWQPFVEIATVSGIGKVASYSQDLPPEDMWKDHPCCVVVTSDAFAAEHPDTVNAVSALATLGNQYVNEHQDESAEIVADWLVGKGNFTYGDVSVNSVDVLEKAIPTIKFTSEPSEKWMEGVDLFVDAQSELGYLTGSLKDATKEERRDLIFNTQPYTEGKTMIDAGEIATPEKFDKFSIGYLMSDHHASLFVAIKNWEYFEENYGIALKPTDPSQSRPENLELIVNGEKIADVTLVSGAAGPALMQLAATDNIQMAWVGAPPAISAIDKGTPIKIVQPVNTEGSGLVVAASAPVNDWPSFVEWANSRAAEGKPLKIAAPLKGSIQDVMLKFALKDSGLVVKEV
- a CDS encoding helix-turn-helix domain-containing protein — protein: MIQADPVERIIKAALISDEEFVAVLQHVLKNDLRVSVRELSERSGVAQSTLYKVLTGKRSPTLPTLRAIVNSVRSFSRIPEEAFIGLIAARYVLESIQERTAVVDGHEYRVREYPVYTFEDAIIAAVRAEREGAIAVVCAPIASSTIEQLVRIPVTTIVPKDSVQRAIESAARKAWL
- a CDS encoding type II toxin-antitoxin system RelE/ParE family toxin — encoded protein: MRHLPEEVRERILDEVENLARQPDPSLHVKILQGGSAMPLCSFRVGAYRAILTIHHKEVQKIVVVVVGHRSEVYRKI